Proteins encoded within one genomic window of Pseudorasbora parva isolate DD20220531a chromosome 3, ASM2467924v1, whole genome shotgun sequence:
- the LOC137071725 gene encoding uncharacterized protein, whose translation MTTPSASPFAEIINSLAVLHQEHHKALLDLRTEQERRFEAIVQGQQEDRERFRSWMDREVRAEAAGRASAPVHVPLQKMGPEDDPEAFVDLFQKAAEACGWPRAQWPVRLIPLLSGEAQAAAQHLPVANLLDYDDLKRAILQRVGRTPEQHRQRFRSLEWGESGRPFALAQQLRDECRRWLLAGGSDVDHVVDLVVLEQFITRLPRKTAEWVQCHRPTSLETAIHLAEDHLVACPGVGEPPLTSPSLSPPSLSLSRPVPLPRSRPPGPPRVPPRGRGGMGLGPSGSSRVPPRGAGPLGAGGDNGSGSAPFPRSSSNPLPGAAGRPGLACWRCGDPDHFVDRCPMMDIGTMIRIPDVQRTTPDQAGEYQIP comes from the exons atgacaacgccctccgcctcgccatttgcggagatcatcaactccctcgcggtcctccaccaggaacaccataaggcattgctggaccttcggaccgaacaggagcgccgcttcgaggccatcgtccaaggccagcaagaggaccgcgagcggttccggagctggatggaccgggaggttcgcgccgaggccgcggggcgggccagcgcaccggtgcacgtgcccctacagaagatggggccggaagacgaccccgaggccttcgtggatctgttccaaaaagccgcggaggcctgcgggtggccccgggcacagtggccggtgcgcctcatcccccttctatccggcgaagcccaggcggccgcgcaacatctaccggtcgcgaacctcctggactacgacgacctgaagcgggccatacttcagcgggtcggccggaccccagaacaacaccgccagcgtttccgctccctggagtggggtgagtccggtcgacccttcgcattggcccaacagctccgggacgagtgccgcagatggctgctggccggcggcagcgacgtggaccatgttgtcgatctggtggtgctggagcagttcatcactcggctcccccggaagaccgccgagtgggtccagtgccaccggcccacgtcgctggagacggccatccacctggcggaggaccacctggtggcgtgcccgggggtcggcgaacccccactaacttctccctctctctctcccccctctctctctctctctcgacctgtccctctccccaggtcccgccctccaggccctcctcgcgtcccccccagaggccggggtgggatgggccttggaccgtctgggagttcgcgggtcccgcccaggggggcggggccgctgggggctggtggtgacaatggctctggttccgccccctttccgcgctcatcctccaacccactccccggggcggcgggtaggcctgggctggcctgctggcggtgcggcgatccggatcattttgtggaccgatgtccgatgatggacatcggaacaatgatccggatcccggatgtccagcggaccacccccgatcaagcaggagagtaccaaattcct taa